The following coding sequences lie in one Cotesia glomerata isolate CgM1 linkage group LG5, MPM_Cglom_v2.3, whole genome shotgun sequence genomic window:
- the LOC123265212 gene encoding protein dimmed-like translates to MRSLERLSGSDQDCIDQEMYIDLDDVSVDSITGKRGRHHVSGEMGEESDSSGSERSPKQAKRRNRGSSGPPTTRRRKSGISARERNLRRLESNERERMRMHSLNDAFEQLREVIPHVKMERKLSKIETLTLAKNYIMALTNVICEMRGEEQPYTFVDGECGSSSGDSTGQLELSGGEQPEEASPASIHEANNNSLLHEDLERRIP, encoded by the exons ATGAGGAGTCTGGAGAGATTATCCGGTAGCGATCAGGATTGTATCGATCAGGAAATGTATATCGACTTGGACGACGTGTCTGTGGACTCAATTACGGGTAAAAGAGGACGTCACCATGTCAGTGGCGAA ATGGGGGAGGAGAGCGACAGCAGCGGGAGTGAACGTAGTCCGAAGCAAGCTAAAAGGCGAAATCGCGGTAGCAGCGGTCCGCCAACAACGAGAAGACGAAAAAGTGGTATTTCCGCAAGAGAGAGAAACCTCAGACGATTGGAGAGCAACGAGAGGGAGCGAATGAGGATGCATTCGCTGAACGATGCCTTTGAG CAATTGAGAGAAGTAATACCTCACGTTAAAATGGAGAGAAAACTAAGCAAAATAGAAACACTTACGCTcgctaaaaattatataatggCATTGACTAATGTCATATGTGAAATGCGAGGAGAAGAGCAACCTTACAC atttGTCGACGGTGAATGTGGATCAAGCAGCGGTGACAGTACCGGACAACTTGAGCTTAGTGGCGGAGAACAGCCAGAGGAAGCATCGCCGGCTTCTATTCATGAAGCTAATAATAATAGTCTTCTGCATGAAGATCTCGAGCGCAGGATACCTTAG